From a single Nostoc sp. MS1 genomic region:
- a CDS encoding urease accessory protein UreD, giving the protein MTSNAQLTEGWHGKLNLVYADRSNNTQLIYNHQQAPLKVQRPFYPEGDKVCHSVILHTAGGVVGGDRLSYNFHLQPNAQALITTAAAGKIYRSNGLLAKQTINIQIDAGACLEWLPQETILFNGAIYRQDLRVELATGANFLGWEITRFGRSARGEKFYQGEWRSHTEVYQEGVPLWIDRQWLPGNEAVFHSPHGLHGQPIVGSFVWVGSVVSQEFVQKARDLWIGVGEVGVTQLQNGFLCRYRGVSTSEVRNWFTVVWQLLRVSFLHRGSCVPRVWQV; this is encoded by the coding sequence ATGACTTCTAATGCACAACTAACAGAAGGCTGGCATGGAAAACTTAATTTAGTTTATGCCGATCGCTCCAATAACACCCAGTTAATTTACAATCACCAGCAAGCACCGCTAAAGGTACAGCGTCCGTTTTATCCAGAAGGGGATAAGGTTTGTCATAGTGTGATTTTACACACGGCTGGGGGTGTGGTGGGAGGCGATCGCTTATCTTATAATTTCCACCTCCAACCCAACGCGCAGGCTTTAATTACTACCGCCGCAGCCGGGAAAATATATCGCAGCAATGGTTTACTGGCGAAGCAAACTATTAATATTCAAATCGATGCGGGTGCTTGTTTGGAATGGCTACCGCAAGAAACAATTTTATTTAACGGGGCAATTTATCGCCAAGATTTACGGGTAGAATTAGCGACTGGGGCGAATTTTTTAGGCTGGGAAATTACGCGATTTGGTCGTAGTGCTAGGGGAGAAAAATTTTATCAAGGAGAATGGCGATCGCATACCGAAGTTTACCAAGAAGGTGTTCCTTTGTGGATAGATCGTCAATGGCTACCAGGGAATGAGGCGGTTTTCCACAGTCCACACGGCTTACATGGACAGCCGATAGTCGGTAGTTTTGTGTGGGTGGGTAGTGTGGTTTCTCAAGAATTTGTGCAGAAAGCACGGGATTTATGGATTGGTGTTGGGGAAGTTGGGGTAACGCAATTACAAAATGGATTTTTGTGTCGATATCGTGGTGTTTCTACATCTGAGGTGAGAAACTGGTTTACGGTTGTTTGGCAGTTACTACGAGTGTCTTTTCTGCATCGTGGTAGCTGTGTACCCAGAGTATGGCAGGTTTAG